The following are encoded in a window of Kitasatospora fiedleri genomic DNA:
- a CDS encoding cobyric acid synthase, whose product MNGALLVAGTTSDAGKSVVTAGICRWLARQGVRVAPFKAQNMSLNSFVTVDGAEIGRAQAMQAQAAGVAPEAAMNPVLLKPGADGRSQVVLLGRAVAEVGALDYRERKPVLLERALECLADLRSRFDVVVCEGAGSPAEINLRDRDIANMGLASAARLPVVVVGDIDRGGVFASMFGTLALLSPDDQSLVAGWLVNKFRGDARLLAPGLEMLRQLTGRPVLGTFPMLQGLWLDAEDSLDLASVAARPAAGAPVGAQVLRVAVVRFPRLSNFTDVDALAQEPGVLVRWATRPEELADADLVVLPGTRATVADLAWLRAQGLAEPLAARVAAGLPVLGVCGGYQMLGREIVDEVESKAGAVDGLGLLPTRVVFGAEKVLARPSGVALGERVEGYEIHHGVVAVEGGEPFVADAAGRPLDGCRTGAVWGTTWHGVLENDAFRRAFLAEAARAAGRSFVPAPDTCFAAAREQRLDALGDLVAEHADTDALWKLIENGAPAGLPFVPPGAPAPLEMGSAK is encoded by the coding sequence GTGAACGGCGCGCTGCTGGTGGCCGGTACGACCTCGGATGCGGGGAAGAGCGTGGTGACGGCGGGGATCTGCCGGTGGCTGGCCCGGCAGGGGGTGCGGGTGGCGCCGTTCAAGGCGCAGAACATGTCGCTGAACTCCTTCGTGACGGTCGACGGGGCGGAGATCGGGCGGGCGCAGGCGATGCAGGCGCAGGCGGCGGGGGTGGCGCCGGAGGCGGCGATGAACCCGGTGCTGCTGAAGCCGGGGGCCGACGGGCGCAGTCAGGTGGTGCTGCTGGGGCGGGCGGTGGCGGAGGTCGGGGCGCTGGACTACCGGGAGCGCAAGCCCGTCCTGCTGGAGCGGGCGCTGGAGTGCCTGGCGGACCTGCGGTCGCGGTTCGACGTGGTGGTGTGCGAGGGCGCGGGCTCCCCGGCGGAGATCAACCTGCGGGACCGGGACATCGCCAACATGGGGCTGGCCTCGGCGGCCCGGCTGCCGGTGGTGGTGGTCGGGGACATCGACCGCGGCGGGGTGTTCGCGTCGATGTTCGGGACGCTGGCGCTGCTGTCGCCGGACGACCAGTCGCTGGTCGCGGGGTGGCTGGTCAACAAGTTCCGCGGGGACGCCCGGCTGCTGGCGCCGGGCCTGGAGATGCTGCGGCAGCTGACCGGCCGCCCGGTGCTGGGGACGTTCCCGATGCTCCAGGGGCTGTGGCTGGACGCGGAGGACTCGCTGGACCTGGCTTCGGTCGCGGCGCGCCCGGCGGCGGGCGCGCCGGTGGGGGCGCAGGTGCTGCGGGTCGCGGTGGTGCGCTTCCCGCGGCTGTCGAACTTCACGGACGTGGACGCGCTGGCGCAGGAGCCGGGCGTGCTGGTGCGCTGGGCGACCCGCCCGGAGGAGCTGGCCGACGCCGACCTGGTGGTGCTGCCGGGCACCCGGGCCACCGTCGCCGACCTGGCGTGGCTGCGGGCGCAGGGGCTGGCGGAGCCGCTGGCGGCCCGGGTCGCGGCGGGGCTGCCGGTGCTGGGGGTGTGCGGCGGGTACCAGATGCTGGGGCGGGAGATCGTCGACGAGGTGGAGTCGAAGGCCGGTGCGGTGGACGGCCTGGGGCTGCTGCCGACCCGGGTGGTGTTCGGCGCCGAGAAGGTGCTGGCCCGGCCGTCGGGGGTGGCGCTGGGCGAGCGGGTGGAGGGGTACGAGATCCACCACGGCGTGGTGGCGGTGGAGGGCGGCGAGCCGTTCGTCGCGGACGCCGCCGGCCGACCGCTGGACGGCTGCCGCACCGGCGCGGTGTGGGGGACGACCTGGCACGGCGTGCTGGAGAACGACGCGTTCCGGCGGGCGTTCCTGGCCGAGGCGGCCCGCGCCGCCGGGCGGTCCTTCGTCCCGGCGCCGGACACCTGCTTCGCCGCCGCCCGCGAACAACGGCTGGACGCACTGGGCGACTTGGTCGCGGAGCACGCCGACACGGACGCGCTGTGGAAGCTGATCGAGAACGGGGCACCGGCGGGTCTGCCGTTCGTGCCGCCCGGGGCTCCGGCCCCACTGGAGATGGGGAGTGCCAAGTGA
- a CDS encoding acyl-CoA dehydrogenase family protein, with the protein MGRLAQTDGLTEIQRDILATVREFVDKEIIPVATELEHRDEYPTAIVEGMKQLGLFGLTIPEEYGGLGESLLTYALVVEEIARGWMSVSGIVNTHFIVAHMINAHGTPEQKEHFLPRMAAGELRGAFSMSEPGLGSDVSAISTKGVRDGDAYVLNGQKMWLTNGGTSSLVAVLCKTDEGGSTPYKNMTTFLIEKTPGFGANPTVPGLTVPGKIEKMGYKGVDTTELVLQDVRVPADRVLGGVPGKGFYQMMDGVEVGRVNVAARGCGVARRAFELGISYAQQRVTFGKRIAEHQAIQFKLAEMATKVEAAHQMMVMAARKKDSGQRNDLEAGMAKYLASEYCKEVVEDSFRIHGGYGFSKEYEIERLYREAPMLLIGEGTAEIQKMIVGRRLLEEYRLTD; encoded by the coding sequence ATGGGACGCCTCGCACAGACCGACGGCCTCACCGAGATCCAGCGGGACATCCTCGCCACCGTGCGGGAGTTCGTCGACAAGGAGATCATCCCGGTCGCCACCGAGCTGGAGCACCGGGACGAGTACCCGACCGCCATCGTCGAGGGGATGAAGCAGCTCGGCCTGTTCGGGCTGACCATCCCGGAGGAGTACGGCGGCCTCGGCGAGTCGCTGCTCACCTACGCCCTGGTGGTGGAGGAGATCGCCCGCGGCTGGATGTCGGTCTCCGGCATCGTCAACACCCACTTCATCGTGGCGCACATGATCAACGCGCACGGCACCCCGGAGCAGAAGGAGCACTTCCTGCCGAGGATGGCGGCCGGCGAGCTGCGCGGCGCCTTCTCGATGTCCGAGCCGGGCCTGGGCTCCGACGTCTCGGCGATCTCCACCAAGGGCGTCCGGGACGGCGACGCGTACGTCCTGAACGGCCAGAAGATGTGGCTGACCAACGGCGGCACCTCCTCGCTGGTCGCGGTGCTCTGCAAGACCGACGAGGGCGGCAGCACCCCCTACAAGAACATGACCACCTTCCTGATCGAGAAGACCCCCGGCTTCGGGGCCAACCCGACCGTGCCCGGCCTGACCGTGCCCGGCAAGATCGAGAAGATGGGCTACAAGGGCGTCGACACCACCGAGTTGGTGCTCCAGGACGTCCGGGTCCCGGCCGACCGGGTCCTCGGCGGCGTCCCCGGCAAGGGCTTCTACCAGATGATGGACGGCGTCGAGGTCGGCCGGGTCAACGTGGCCGCGCGCGGCTGCGGGGTGGCCCGCCGCGCCTTCGAGCTGGGCATCTCCTACGCCCAGCAGCGGGTCACCTTCGGCAAGCGGATCGCCGAGCACCAGGCGATCCAGTTCAAGCTGGCCGAGATGGCCACCAAGGTCGAGGCAGCGCACCAGATGATGGTGATGGCCGCCCGCAAGAAGGACAGCGGGCAGCGCAACGACCTGGAGGCCGGCATGGCGAAGTACCTGGCCTCCGAGTACTGCAAGGAGGTCGTCGAGGACTCCTTCCGCATCCACGGCGGCTACGGCTTCTCCAAGGAGTACGAGATCGAGCGGCTGTACCGGGAGGCCCCGATGCTGCTGATCGGTGAAGGTACGGCGGAGATCCAGAAGATGATCGTGGGACGCCGGCTGCTGGAGGAGTACCGGCTCACCGACTGA
- a CDS encoding CDP-alcohol phosphatidyltransferase family protein, which translates to MGPGPRTARPPLPQHLSTADFLTLGNAVCGFLAIYSITTGILMPHLTDESTAPVKHSAATAVTLLLIGSMCDLFDGLVARKLRSSALGAELDNLADLISFGIAPAYFVAVWGLVSPGSNQQLSAFIALTVLLAVVLRLARFSAVKMRPGIFQGMPCPMGAMTVLAIVLLDPPFVPGLLMIFGVAYLMVSRIEYPKPQGLLATATLAWIVVSIGCLASWAAGLPGGDTLMHIGAVAQIALAAMAPLLVIRRKVGEKVGVVRARRAENRG; encoded by the coding sequence CTGGGCCCGGGACCGCGAACTGCGCGCCCCCCGCTCCCCCAGCACCTGTCCACCGCCGACTTCCTGACCCTCGGCAACGCCGTCTGCGGCTTCCTGGCGATCTACTCGATCACCACGGGCATCCTGATGCCGCACCTCACCGACGAGTCGACCGCACCGGTCAAGCACAGCGCCGCCACCGCGGTCACCCTGCTGCTGATCGGCTCCATGTGCGACCTCTTCGACGGCCTGGTGGCGCGCAAGCTGCGCTCCTCCGCGCTCGGCGCCGAGCTCGACAACCTGGCCGACCTGATCAGCTTCGGCATCGCGCCGGCCTACTTCGTCGCGGTGTGGGGCCTGGTCTCCCCCGGCTCCAACCAGCAGCTGTCCGCGTTCATCGCGCTGACCGTGCTGCTGGCCGTGGTGCTGCGGCTGGCCCGCTTCTCGGCGGTCAAGATGCGGCCCGGGATCTTCCAGGGCATGCCCTGCCCGATGGGCGCGATGACCGTGCTGGCCATCGTGCTGCTCGACCCGCCGTTCGTCCCCGGCCTGCTGATGATCTTCGGCGTGGCCTACCTGATGGTCAGCCGGATCGAGTACCCCAAGCCGCAGGGCCTGCTCGCCACCGCGACGCTGGCCTGGATCGTGGTCTCCATCGGCTGCCTCGCCTCCTGGGCGGCGGGCCTGCCCGGCGGCGACACGCTGATGCACATCGGCGCGGTCGCCCAGATCGCGCTGGCCGCGATGGCGCCGCTGCTGGTCATCCGCCGCAAGGTCGGCGAGAAGGTCGGCGTGGTGCGGGCGCGACGGGCGGAGAACCGGGGCTGA
- a CDS encoding HpcH/HpaI aldolase/citrate lyase family protein, which yields MTTVNRLRPRRSCLAVPGSNPRFLEKAQGLPADQVFLDLEDACAPLVKESARHHIVDALNNGDWGGKTRVVRVNDWTTHWTYRDVITVVEGAGQNLDCIMLPKVQDAQQVVALDLLLTQIEKTVGLEVGKIGIEAQIENAKGLVNVDAIAAASPRLETIIFGPADFMASINMKSLVVGEQPPGYGADAYHYILMRILMAARANDLQAIDGPYLQIRNQEGYREVARRSAALGFDGKWVLHPDQVGAANEIYSPSQEDYDHAELILDAYDWCTSEAGGAKGSAMLGDEMIDEASRKMALVIAGKGRAAGLERTTKFEQPVTDKTAGA from the coding sequence ATGACGACCGTGAACCGCCTCCGTCCGCGCCGTTCCTGCCTGGCCGTGCCCGGCAGCAACCCGCGCTTCCTGGAGAAGGCCCAGGGCCTGCCGGCCGACCAGGTCTTCCTGGACCTGGAGGACGCCTGCGCCCCGCTGGTCAAGGAGAGCGCCCGGCACCACATCGTGGACGCCCTCAACAACGGCGACTGGGGCGGCAAGACCCGGGTCGTCCGGGTCAACGACTGGACCACGCACTGGACCTACCGCGACGTGATCACCGTCGTCGAGGGCGCCGGCCAGAACCTGGACTGCATCATGCTGCCCAAGGTGCAGGACGCCCAGCAGGTGGTCGCCCTGGACCTGCTGCTCACCCAGATCGAGAAGACGGTCGGCCTGGAGGTCGGCAAGATCGGCATCGAGGCGCAGATCGAGAACGCCAAGGGCCTGGTCAACGTCGACGCGATCGCCGCGGCCTCGCCCCGGCTGGAGACCATCATCTTCGGCCCGGCCGACTTCATGGCGTCCATCAACATGAAGTCCCTGGTGGTCGGCGAGCAGCCGCCCGGCTACGGCGCCGACGCCTACCACTACATCCTGATGCGCATCCTGATGGCCGCCCGGGCCAACGACCTCCAGGCGATCGACGGCCCCTACCTGCAGATCCGCAACCAGGAGGGCTACCGCGAGGTGGCCCGCCGCTCGGCCGCGCTGGGCTTCGACGGCAAGTGGGTGCTGCACCCGGACCAGGTCGGCGCCGCGAACGAGATCTACTCGCCCTCCCAGGAGGACTACGACCACGCCGAGCTGATCCTGGACGCCTACGACTGGTGTACCTCGGAGGCCGGCGGCGCCAAGGGCTCGGCGATGCTCGGCGACGAGATGATCGACGAGGCCAGCCGCAAGATGGCCCTGGTCATCGCGGGCAAGGGCCGGGCCGCGGGCCTGGAGCGGACCACCAAGTTCGAACAGCCCGTTACCGACAAGACGGCTGGAGCCTGA
- a CDS encoding VOC family protein, which yields MPATGPDFLSLQARDLAASQAFYERYLGLVRSPAGPPHAVVFATRPIAFALRELVPGTDLDSAARPGIGTAIWLHATDVQTVHDALAADGHTIVSAPIDGPFGRTFTFADPDGYHVTLHDRA from the coding sequence ATGCCCGCCACCGGCCCCGACTTCCTCTCGCTGCAGGCCCGCGACCTCGCCGCCTCGCAGGCGTTCTACGAGCGCTACCTCGGCCTCGTCCGCTCACCCGCCGGACCGCCGCACGCCGTCGTCTTCGCGACCCGGCCGATCGCGTTCGCCCTCCGCGAGCTCGTCCCCGGCACCGACCTCGACTCCGCCGCCCGGCCCGGCATCGGCACCGCGATCTGGCTGCACGCCACCGACGTCCAGACCGTCCACGACGCCCTCGCCGCCGACGGCCACACCATCGTCTCCGCGCCGATCGACGGCCCCTTCGGCCGGACCTTCACCTTCGCCGACCCCGACGGCTACCACGTCACCCTCCACGACCGCGCCTGA
- a CDS encoding alpha/beta hydrolase family protein, whose product MRWGTAAVVAAAAAGTGAAAFLLLGRRVSDRVVRPDPARGAFGPAPMKVKVHALGPGRVVLTATPDTLRPGHYALEWGGGGHAVVGEVLDNAGDRVVRRLERADGGTLAVGTEVRVTPRVLLGDPRTALGLDYAEVAVAGELGDLPAWRTAGIRGTWVVLVHGPGVDREQALPVLPLLHALRLPTLSVSYRGDAGTPAPPDGLGHFGETEWQDVDVAVRYALAQGATKVVLYGWSVGATIALHTAARSTWRDRIAGLVLDSPVLDWSETVRRGTTRSWSSPALGELGTLAAQGRTGVDLADFARIASGADLASPALLLHSPDDPVAPWSAARRLAEGRDDLVSLHPVPHAEHAALWNADPDGYTEALRRFLTPLL is encoded by the coding sequence ATGCGTTGGGGAACCGCCGCCGTCGTCGCAGCCGCCGCCGCAGGAACCGGAGCGGCGGCCTTCCTGCTGCTCGGCCGGAGAGTGTCGGACCGGGTGGTGCGCCCCGACCCGGCGCGCGGGGCGTTCGGGCCCGCGCCGATGAAGGTGAAGGTGCACGCGCTGGGGCCCGGGCGGGTGGTGCTGACCGCCACCCCGGACACCCTGCGCCCCGGCCACTACGCGCTGGAGTGGGGCGGGGGCGGCCACGCCGTGGTGGGCGAGGTGCTGGACAACGCCGGCGACCGGGTCGTCCGGCGGCTGGAGCGCGCCGACGGCGGCACCCTGGCGGTGGGCACCGAGGTCCGGGTCACCCCGCGGGTGCTGCTCGGCGACCCGCGCACCGCCCTCGGCCTGGACTACGCGGAGGTCGCGGTGGCCGGCGAACTCGGCGACCTCCCGGCCTGGCGCACCGCCGGCATCCGCGGCACCTGGGTGGTCCTGGTGCACGGCCCGGGCGTCGACCGCGAGCAGGCGCTGCCGGTGCTGCCGCTGCTGCACGCGCTGCGGCTGCCCACGCTGTCCGTCAGCTACCGCGGCGACGCGGGCACGCCCGCCCCGCCCGACGGCCTGGGCCACTTCGGCGAGACCGAGTGGCAGGACGTCGACGTCGCCGTCCGGTACGCGCTCGCCCAGGGCGCCACCAAGGTGGTGCTGTACGGCTGGTCGGTCGGCGCGACGATCGCCCTGCACACCGCGGCCCGCTCCACCTGGCGCGACCGGATCGCCGGACTGGTGCTGGACTCCCCGGTGCTGGACTGGTCCGAGACCGTCCGCCGGGGCACCACCCGGAGCTGGTCGTCCCCCGCCCTCGGCGAACTCGGCACCCTCGCCGCCCAGGGCCGCACCGGCGTCGACCTCGCCGACTTCGCCCGGATCGCCTCCGGTGCCGACCTGGCCTCGCCCGCGCTGCTGCTGCACAGCCCCGACGACCCGGTCGCCCCGTGGAGCGCCGCCCGGCGCCTGGCCGAGGGCCGCGACGACCTGGTCAGCCTGCACCCGGTGCCGCACGCCGAGCACGCCGCCCTGTGGAACGCCGACCCGGACGGGTACACCGAGGCGCTGCGCCGCTTCCTCACCCCGCTGCTGTGA
- a CDS encoding cobalamin biosynthesis protein, with amino-acid sequence MGAAPYLVGAAAGYLADARFGDPRRGHPVALFGTAAARLERSLWHDHRGAGALHTALAVGAVAGGAGLAVRAARRSPLAAGALAAAAAFTVLGGTSLTREARTIGRSLADGDLAGARERLPHLCGRDPSGLDERQVARAVVESVAENTADAVVNALVWGGVAGVPGLLAFRAVNTLDAMVGHRSARYRRFGWAAARLDDVAGWPGARLTALLTVAASGAPGRTWRVWRRDGSAHPSPNAGQAEAAFAGALGVRLGGTLRYGERVEHRPVLGAELPPVGAPDIERACRLSRRVGALALATTLAARAVLAGRRG; translated from the coding sequence ATGGGGGCAGCCCCGTACCTGGTGGGCGCGGCCGCGGGATACCTCGCGGACGCCCGGTTCGGAGATCCCCGGCGCGGCCACCCCGTCGCCCTGTTCGGCACCGCCGCGGCCCGGCTGGAGCGCAGCCTGTGGCACGACCACCGCGGGGCCGGGGCGCTGCACACCGCGCTCGCGGTCGGCGCGGTCGCGGGCGGCGCGGGGCTGGCCGTCCGGGCGGCGCGGCGCTCGCCGCTCGCGGCGGGGGCGCTGGCCGCCGCGGCGGCCTTCACGGTGCTGGGCGGGACGTCGCTGACCCGGGAGGCCCGGACGATCGGGCGCTCGCTGGCGGACGGCGACCTGGCCGGGGCCCGGGAGCGGCTGCCGCACCTGTGCGGGCGCGACCCGTCCGGCCTGGACGAGCGGCAGGTGGCCCGGGCGGTGGTCGAGTCGGTCGCCGAGAACACCGCCGACGCGGTGGTCAACGCCCTGGTGTGGGGCGGCGTGGCGGGCGTGCCGGGGCTGCTGGCCTTCCGGGCCGTCAACACGCTGGACGCGATGGTCGGGCACCGGTCGGCGCGCTACCGCCGCTTCGGCTGGGCCGCGGCCCGGCTGGACGACGTCGCGGGCTGGCCGGGCGCCCGGCTGACCGCGCTGCTCACCGTCGCCGCGTCCGGCGCGCCCGGGCGGACCTGGCGGGTCTGGCGGCGGGACGGCTCCGCGCACCCGAGCCCCAACGCGGGCCAGGCGGAGGCCGCGTTCGCGGGCGCGCTGGGCGTCCGGCTGGGCGGGACGCTGCGCTACGGCGAGCGGGTCGAGCACCGGCCGGTCCTCGGCGCGGAGCTGCCGCCGGTCGGCGCCCCCGACATCGAACGGGCCTGCCGCCTCTCGCGCCGGGTCGGCGCGCTCGCCCTCGCCACGACGCTCGCCGCGCGGGCCGTCCTGGCCGGGCGGCGCGGGTGA
- a CDS encoding MaoC family dehydratase — protein sequence MQFGRTYEEFEVGAVYKHWPGKTVTEYDDHLFCLLTMNHHPLHLDANYATTTVQGKNVVVGNYVYSLLLGMSVPDVSGKAIANLEIESLRHVAPTFHGDTLYGETTVLDKRMTSKPDRGIVYVETKGYNQDGTVVCTFRRKVMVPTATYVAERGGEQPGRPEPLA from the coding sequence ATGCAGTTCGGACGCACCTACGAGGAGTTCGAGGTCGGCGCGGTCTACAAGCACTGGCCCGGCAAGACGGTCACCGAGTACGACGACCACCTGTTCTGCCTGCTCACCATGAACCACCACCCGCTGCACCTGGACGCCAACTACGCGACCACCACCGTGCAGGGCAAGAACGTCGTGGTCGGCAACTACGTCTACTCGCTGCTGCTCGGCATGTCGGTGCCGGACGTCTCCGGCAAGGCGATCGCCAACCTGGAGATCGAGTCGCTGCGGCACGTCGCGCCGACCTTCCACGGCGACACGCTGTACGGCGAGACCACCGTTCTCGACAAGCGCATGACATCGAAGCCGGATCGCGGCATCGTGTACGTCGAGACCAAGGGCTACAACCAGGACGGCACCGTCGTCTGCACCTTCCGCCGCAAGGTGATGGTGCCGACCGCGACGTACGTGGCGGAGCGCGGCGGCGAGCAGCCCGGCCGCCCCGAGCCGCTCGCCTGA
- a CDS encoding MarR family winged helix-turn-helix transcriptional regulator, whose translation MSQSGPGPGIDLDSSLGYLLKEASSVLRSAMEEVLRPLGMTVTHYSCLELLAQRPGLSNSELARGAFVTRQSMNVLLQNLERDGYVTRPAEPPVGKALPARLTPRGRRSLERASAAVRSVEVRMLAGMTEAERSDALRSLRSMVRSLRDGPDGPDHRDGREGGAGAPAAHPS comes from the coding sequence ATGAGTCAAAGCGGCCCCGGCCCCGGCATCGACCTGGACAGCTCACTGGGCTACCTGCTGAAGGAGGCGTCGAGCGTCCTGCGCTCGGCCATGGAGGAGGTGCTGCGGCCGCTCGGCATGACGGTGACGCACTACTCCTGCCTCGAACTGCTGGCCCAGCGGCCGGGCCTGTCCAACTCCGAGCTGGCGCGCGGCGCGTTCGTGACCCGGCAGTCGATGAACGTGCTGCTCCAGAACCTGGAGCGGGACGGCTACGTGACCAGGCCCGCGGAGCCCCCGGTCGGGAAGGCCCTGCCCGCCCGGCTCACCCCCCGGGGGCGGCGGAGCCTGGAGCGGGCCAGCGCGGCGGTCCGGTCCGTCGAGGTCAGGATGCTGGCGGGCATGACCGAGGCCGAGCGGTCGGACGCGCTCCGGAGCCTGCGGAGCATGGTCCGCTCGCTGCGCGACGGCCCGGACGGCCCGGACCACCGGGACGGCCGGGAGGGCGGCGCCGGCGCGCCCGCCGCACACCCCTCCTGA
- a CDS encoding NIPSNAP family protein, which yields MMTCVVEYVIDPAQIEAFERFGRRWMELVNRHGGTHHGYFLPAEGASDKALALFSFPSLAAYEQYRTLFGKDPDFVEADRIRDDSGCVLRYERTFMRPLLPDPSP from the coding sequence ATGATGACCTGCGTAGTGGAGTACGTGATCGATCCGGCGCAGATCGAAGCCTTCGAGAGGTTCGGGCGCCGCTGGATGGAGTTGGTCAACCGGCACGGCGGCACGCACCACGGCTACTTCCTGCCGGCGGAGGGCGCCAGCGACAAGGCGCTCGCCCTCTTCAGCTTCCCCAGCCTCGCAGCCTACGAGCAGTACCGGACCCTGTTCGGCAAGGACCCCGATTTCGTCGAAGCGGACCGCATCAGGGACGACAGCGGCTGCGTCCTGCGCTACGAACGCACCTTCATGCGCCCGCTCCTGCCGGACCCCTCCCCGTGA
- a CDS encoding phosphatidylserine decarboxylase: MPISPSPHTSAQGPGPEGRRPRVTIARGATPWFVPTLATAAVTTALTRRSGKWALAAVPACALSAGMLWFFRDPEREIGAGRVISPADGVVQSIDEWPDGRTRVAIFMSPLNVHVNRAPLAGTVTSVEHVAGGFVPAFNKDSDRNERVVWHFDTELGDIEMVQIAGAVARRIVPYVDAGTKVEQGERVGLIRFGSRVDTYLPAGVEVGVTVGQKTTAGVTRLDRD, encoded by the coding sequence ATGCCCATCAGCCCGTCCCCTCACACCTCCGCCCAGGGTCCCGGACCCGAGGGTCGCCGTCCCCGCGTGACCATCGCGCGCGGCGCCACCCCCTGGTTCGTTCCCACGCTGGCCACCGCCGCCGTGACGACCGCCCTCACCCGGCGTTCCGGCAAGTGGGCCCTGGCGGCCGTGCCCGCCTGCGCCCTGAGCGCTGGCATGCTGTGGTTCTTCCGCGACCCGGAGCGCGAGATCGGCGCCGGCCGGGTCATCTCCCCGGCCGACGGCGTGGTCCAGTCGATCGACGAGTGGCCGGACGGGCGCACCCGCGTCGCCATCTTCATGAGCCCGCTCAACGTCCACGTCAACCGGGCGCCGCTGGCCGGCACCGTGACGTCCGTCGAGCACGTCGCCGGTGGGTTCGTCCCGGCGTTCAACAAGGACAGCGACCGCAACGAGCGCGTCGTGTGGCACTTCGACACCGAGCTCGGCGACATCGAGATGGTGCAGATCGCGGGTGCCGTGGCCCGCCGCATCGTCCCCTACGTGGACGCCGGCACCAAGGTCGAGCAGGGCGAGCGGGTCGGTCTGATCCGCTTCGGCTCCCGCGTCGACACCTACCTGCCGGCGGGCGTCGAGGTCGGCGTCACGGTCGGCCAGAAGACCACCGCCGGGGTGACTCGCCTTGACCGTGACTGA